The genomic DNA CTTAAATGTAAAGTAGTTGGAGAAAGGTAGGATGGGTTGACCAAACACTTCACTAACAATcaaaaaattttgtatttcCATTTTGTtcctttaatatttttgtttttcctttattgGATTCATAAAtctaatcgaaaaaaattcaaactaGTTTCAAGAGATCTTCATAGCGCTTAGTAACTAAGTTAAgtatgatttaatttgatttaaaaagatgaaaacaaaaatagttgagaaaaacatacgatagaatttgaaaaagaagatgaaaaagCAATAACTGTATtttaaattgaggaaaaaaattgaaactgaGGAAAAgtattgaatagttgagaaaatttagaactaaaaaattaattatactaataaatagaaaaaatgtgagagaaaatttgaagaaattgataaaaaagtaataattatgttattaaattgGGAGAAAAACCAAAGTTAAGTTAAGTTTAGTTTTGTgtgctttgtttggtttcaaataaaaaagttatatTTACCCAactcaaatttatttttcttcaaattcaacactacaatcattattattttaaaattttctttatttaataataattttttattcatactttttcctaaTCATTTTCATactcaaatttttaattataaatttaccATCTATtttcacacatatatatatacatatatatattatcacatatttatatattttttaataattataattgttACAGAAAATCTAGTTGAGTTGGATCATGATCCACCTCGAAAACCAACAAGTTTATGGAAAATTGGAAATATCGACAGTTGGATCAGTTGGAACAAGAGGAACAATACCGAGGGTAAGAATGCAGGGGGGGCGAACGAATTAGGACGAAATCAGAGAAACACTGAGGACCAAAAGTTCACTTTACGAGAAACAGggggcaaaaagaaaaactgaaaatCTTTGCTCAGCCCTTCTCCCCTCTCCCTACCATCTTGCTTATGATCTcatcgaagaagaagaagaagaagtcgtTAGGACATTCATGGTTTGTCGACGAATTTCAGGCAGACTTCAAAGTGAATCAGAGCCCTTCACTTTGATATCTCTCTCCCGCTCTCTCTGCGCGCGGCAGTGACGATTGCGAAGAAGAGTCAAGGAAGCGGGGAGAGGAGAACTGTGAAAGGATAGGCTGCGGATTCCATCCTCTGGACCGAGGCGGCTCAGTGAAGGCAGGGCCGAGGGCGGCGGTtagttgctgctgctgttcttcttcttcttcttcttcttcttccatgtCTTTGGATGCGAGACGGTGAGTTCGTCGACGGCGAGGGGCGAGTGAGATGAGGGGGAACTTGTTCAGCTGGAACCGCAGGACGGGGCAGAGATGCAAGCAGTTCGTGATCACATCCGCCGGATCCGTGAAGATCAGGATCCTCCTCTTCTGCTGCATCGGATTCATGCTCGTCCTCCTCACCAGCTTCGCCGCTTCCTTCCTCAGGTTCAGCGATTTCGCAGCTGATGACCGCTTCTCTGGTTCCCGGTCAGTGCGATTCCAcagctttctctttttgttagATCGATTCTTCCAGGCGTGATTTGCTGGCCCTTTTTTTGGAAGTTTTGCTGATTAATCTCGGTTAGAATCTATATGTGGAAAGTTTCGAATCAGCACTCTGCCTGGTTATTTGCCTTTTCCATGTCTTCCTCTGGCATTTGAATGGGAATAATGAGCATTTAGTTATCGTTTGTCCTGTTTTAACGTTCTTCTGCTTGAGCCATACTCAAAACTAGCAACCGATATATCACATCAAATTAGTTATGGCGCTGCCTGCCTTCGTTGAGGCCGTGCAATGTTGTGTAACGAACATCTCTGTCTTATTCTGTCGGCGGATGAATTTTTCTATTGCTTGTCCAGAAGGAATGAGTAGGAAGAAAAGGAGCTTATGAGAGATTATCTGTACTATGGGAGAAACAGATTCAGATAGTATCGCGGACTTCATGCACAGAAAGGAAGCATTAGTTAGGAAATGTCATCTTATCTGGATGACTGCTGACATTTGTTAGGAAGTTGTCGAATTCTTGGCGTTCGTGAATTGTTCGGTCCTCAAAATTTACTAAATATTTCTCATTGATTGAGCTGCATTTCCCTTATTAAGCGGCGTTGAGCTGCTTCATTTCTGCTCTGTCTGGCTGCGTTTGCTCATTTGCATACATTTGCATTATGTTTTGTCCATTTATCTTAATAATTCTCGATTAAGATGTGAGGGAGAATCAGTTAGCTCACCATGTAAGATTGTCCAAATCATTGTCGTGGGCAATGATCGGAGGTGTATTATTTTTCCCATATCCTATTGATTGATTGAAGCTATCATTTCTAAGACTGTCTTAATGTGCTGCGTGTTGGGTCCTCAGGAAAGGTTACACTATCTTGATCAACACATGGAAGAGAAACGATCTTCTGAAGCAGTCTATATCTCACTATTCTAAATGCCAGGGGCTCGATTCTATACATATCGTGTGGAGTGAACCTGATCCTCCATCAGATTCTCTCAAGAAGTATCTGAATCATGTGATTAAGTCAAATTCTAAAGATGGCCGATCTGTTGAATTGAAATTTGATATCAATAAGGAAGACAGTTTGAATAACAGATTCAAGCCCATTGCTGATTTGAGGTCAGATGCTGTTTTCTCCATTGACGATGATGTCATATTTCGCTGCTCCTCAGTGGAATTTGCTTTTCATGTCTGGCGAACTGCACCAGATGCAATGGTTGGCTATGTACCTCGAATCCATTGGCTTGATCAAGAGGTATGCAATTATCTTCCCGTAGTTCCTTGCACATTCTTACAGGAAGCACTTCAATGTAGTCATTTGACATTTCAGTTTTGCTTATATTGTTCATTCTCATCTTTCAATAGTTTTAACGGTAATAGAGAAGTTGTATATTATTTGTGCCAATCATCTGTATGTACACATGCAAATCTTTACTCAACTCTGTTTCTCATAAAGAAAGATATTCATCTGAGTTTGCTCGTTAGATGAATATGGAATGATGTGACTcacttcttccttttctttttccccctctTTGGGTTATATAGACCATTCACTTTCTTGATATTATTCAAAGCAATCTTTGTAAAAATATTCTACTTATATGCTGAATATATCATACCTATCCTCATATTTGTTTGTAACAAGGTTGTATATTTGTGACCATGGTCTTGCTGTACAGTTAATTTTGTGTTTGTCTGCTATAAGTTACCTATACAATTAGTAGCTTAAAGTAAACTGTTATTATCGAGTATGATTACTCcaattaattgaatttctcatgaattttcaatactttttccttttttgttttggcaGAGCGGTAATAGAGATTACTACATTTATGGCGGATGGTGGTCTGTCTGGTGGACGGGTACTTACAGTATGGTGCTTTCGAAGGCAGCCTTCTTTCACAAGAAGTATCTCAATATGTACACATATGAGATGCCAGCATCTATCAGGGAATATGTGACTAGAAACAGGTTTCTCCTCTACTAGACAAACATATATCTTCATTAAGCTCTCTCTCTGTCCGTGTCTCTGTCTGTGTATCTTAGAAGCATGTCTTTGTCTGGTTTTCCAGGAATTGTGAAGATATTGCGATGTCTTTCCTCGTAGCAAATGCTACTGATGCTCCTGCAATATGGGTCAAAGGCAAGTCATAATCTCGCAGTAAATCTAACATCTGGATTGCCTAAGTTAACTTTGACGTGCTAAAAATCTTGTTGCTGCAGGCAAAATATTCGAGATTGGTTCAACCGGAATCAGTAGTTTGGGAGGCCACACTGAGAAACGAACTCAATGCATGAACAGATTCGCGGCTGAATTTGGAAAGATGCCGCTGGTGCACTCAACAATGAAGGCTGTCGATAGTCGGTATATCTGGTTCTGGTGAGTTCTGAGAAAATCTGCAACTGGCGCACTTGATTTCGGCTTCTTCCAGAAACATCCATTTCGTGTGGGTTACGCCACTCGGTCAGTTTGTACAATGCCACAGTTCTACATGATTACATTAGCCTTGTCATAGAAGCTGGCTAGCTTTGTAATGCCTCCTAGGTGGAGCTACAGTAATGTCCCTAGCATGAGTTACTGTAATATTGCCTTGTAACGTTTATCTTCAATTCTACGGTTTCTTGATTGTGACAGCATTTTGATGCCCTCTTAACACCTCTAGCAAAAATTGACTACAGTAGAAAGAACAAGCTTGAGTCGATTGAACTTAGTCCAGGAGTTCTTATGGTGATTAATTGTTGATACTAAATTCATGGAAGCATGAGAACTCTTCTGCTGGttgatttttgtattttaCGTTTCTTCGAGTTTGGAATCAAGTAGAAATTAGTTGTGGTTCGAATGAGCAAGTAGAAAGTGTGATAGGAGGACCTATCGCCATGATATTTGCTGCTATTGATTTCTTCGATAGCATCACGGTTCACATGTATTACCAGTTTGTTATGAAGGTCTGAATTCCACTTTTACCCCTGACTGAGAAGAAACTTGAGAAGGTAGTGCAATATATCCATTTCCTGGGATTATCTTGAGCTAACAGAGTAAGGTAATCAATTAGTACCCGAAGCATTTGATATTCGACGGAAATGAGACTTTCTGTTGCACACATCGGAATTTACACCTGCTAAGACAAAAGGCATAGGCAACATTTGCCTAGCTCTAAGCTGTCTTACAAAACTGAACGCTGTGGCAAAAAGGTACCACAAGAACCAGAAAGGAAATTGAAGGGACCTTTTTCCCTGACAAAAACTCTGGGATAAACTATGAATATTCATCTGTCGAGGATAGCTTTGTTGCACTTAACGAGTCATCGGTCGGGTCTATCGGGAAGCAGGTTTCTTCCCCGCCCGTGCTCCACAGGAAGCTTGCGTATTTGGACGCATAGAAGGGATTGTTCGGTTCCATAGTTATTGCTTGCTGATACCTTTCCTCTGCTCCCCACATGTCTTTCCTTACTATGTACAAGAAATCTGCGTACTGACTCAGTGCTTCGGCATCGGGCTGCTTCAACTGCGTAGCCCTCTTGAAGCATTCCTCAGCCCTGAGAAAAGCAAAATCCGGAGTGAGCTTCAGCAAAGAAGACAGGAGAAGGAAAACCCGAGAAACACAGAATGAGTGACACAGCATTACTTCGAACAGAAGACTCACCTGTCGTAGCTGTGGAAAATGTGGGTGAGGAATTGGGCGTAGTTACATAGCAGAAGCGGGTTCTCGGGATCTTGAGACAAGTTCATTTGGTACAAGAGGTCAGTCCTAAGATGTTCCTCATGTTCTTCCTGGTCGACTTGCACTGTCACCGGCGCGATGAATCCTCGCACTGTCTCCTCATCAAGAACCTCGCCCCTCATCTTCCCAACGTCCTCCAAAATCCCCCTCCAAAGAActtcctcctcaccactcaAACTCACCTGCTCACTGTCTACCGTATAGACCGATGATTCTTCCCTCAGGATGAAACCGGGACTCTCTTCCTGATCCTTGTCCTCTGTGATGGTCTCAAACAAACCAACCATCGGCGCTGCAATGGCTGAGTTACCGACCATCGAGTATATGCTGAAATTCGCTAAGAGGATCATCACGTAGACCATGAGAGTCGGGGTCTGACAGAAGAACTGCCTAAAGAGCCAAACAAGGGAAGCATTGATTTCTCTCTGGACATTCCCTACAATCTCCTTCAACTCATCACCATCGAGGCCTCTCTCCATCATCTGCGCCGCATACATCTGGAGCTCCCGAATGATGAGCACGACCGACGAAAATGCCCTCCTCACCGAGCAGTTAGTGCTCTCCACCGCCTCATCGATCAGAATCAACCCCATTTCCATCTGACGCTGCTTCATCTTTATTATCCTGATAGACAATGGGATCTCGACCCGGTTGGCTCTCTGTTCAATGCTAATCCTAGCAACCTCAGTCCTCTCAGGCCAGTCCGGCGGGTCAGGCCTGATACCGAGCATGGCAGGGGACAGGAACTCTGACCGCGAACAGGGCAGCCCCGATATAAACCGAGGTCTCgaagaaatgtcccggatgccATCACCGTCATAGCTGGACCCATCCAACGCAAGAACCGACTCGGAATCCTGGAATAGGTCGCAGCCCGAGAACCTATCCAACCGGTTCGAGGAACGGTTTCTGAATACACAGTACGTGAGAGGAGGCGATCGGCGGGCAAACCTACAGGCAGAACCAGGACGTTTATCACTTCCACTGGTTCGAGCAAACGAGGAGGGATAGCGGGTGGAGGGCTGTTTGGCGTGAAAACTGCCGAGTGCCACCTTCATCACCATAACTGAGAACGAGCTTCGAGCGGATGAAATTGCAGACGAGGGCAGGCAAGGGCAGGGAAGGCAGACCCTTCGATGGCGATTTTAAAAGCAGAGCGGTCGTCGGGTCAGTCAAGAACTCAGAAGCTCCCCATGAAATCCGTGCAAGATCTCCAAAGACGAAGACGAAGCGATTAAAGAAAGATCAATCCGTGAAGGAAGGCAGTCTAGAAGCTGCGCTCTTGCTTTCAATATCTTCAACCAAACAAGATAAGGCTGGCAGACCCCACGAAGTCAAAAATGTCGCAATCACTGTTCAGAtaatttgctcttttttttttttctttctcgaAGGGTTAGAGCAGATGAAAAAGGAACAGAGGCCAAAAATTGCAACTTTGAGGGAACTCTGGATCTGGAAATTTTTTCGTTTTAAACGAGATGGGGAATGGGGATTCGCCCTTTTGGGTAAGGATCTGTTGGAGGGAGGGGAAGAGGGAAATGAGATGAAAAAACGAACAAACCGAGCTTCTCTTTCTACTTGGACATTGGAGAGTTGCCTTCCGAGTTTCGTGGTGGCTTCGGTCTCTGACCAGACATCCCTTGTTTACCGTACGGTAATTTGTCTTTAACCTGCCGCCCTGCCACGTGGAGGCTTCTTGAAGGCGATGCCCCCCGACGTGGCATTGCCACGTGCCCATACAGAAAAGGGCAGTTAAGAGTATGAC from Punica granatum isolate Tunisia-2019 chromosome 2, ASM765513v2, whole genome shotgun sequence includes the following:
- the LOC116195680 gene encoding glycosyltransferase family 64 protein C4, with protein sequence MRGNLFSWNRRTGQRCKQFVITSAGSVKIRILLFCCIGFMLVLLTSFAASFLRFSDFAADDRFSGSRKGYTILINTWKRNDLLKQSISHYSKCQGLDSIHIVWSEPDPPSDSLKKYLNHVIKSNSKDGRSVELKFDINKEDSLNNRFKPIADLRSDAVFSIDDDVIFRCSSVEFAFHVWRTAPDAMVGYVPRIHWLDQESGNRDYYIYGGWWSVWWTGTYSMVLSKAAFFHKKYLNMYTYEMPASIREYVTRNRNCEDIAMSFLVANATDAPAIWVKGKIFEIGSTGISSLGGHTEKRTQCMNRFAAEFGKMPLVHSTMKAVDSRYIWFW
- the LOC116195679 gene encoding uncharacterized protein LOC116195679; its protein translation is MVMKVALGSFHAKQPSTRYPSSFARTSGSDKRPGSACRFARRSPPLTYCVFRNRSSNRLDRFSGCDLFQDSESVLALDGSSYDGDGIRDISSRPRFISGLPCSRSEFLSPAMLGIRPDPPDWPERTEVARISIEQRANRVEIPLSIRIIKMKQRQMEMGLILIDEAVESTNCSVRRAFSSVVLIIRELQMYAAQMMERGLDGDELKEIVGNVQREINASLVWLFRQFFCQTPTLMVYVMILLANFSIYSMVGNSAIAAPMVGLFETITEDKDQEESPGFILREESSVYTVDSEQVSLSGEEEVLWRGILEDVGKMRGEVLDEETVRGFIAPVTVQVDQEEHEEHLRTDLLYQMNLSQDPENPLLLCNYAQFLTHIFHSYDRAEECFKRATQLKQPDAEALSQYADFLYIVRKDMWGAEERYQQAITMEPNNPFYASKYASFLWSTGGEETCFPIDPTDDSLSATKLSSTDEYS